From a region of the Odoribacter splanchnicus DSM 20712 genome:
- a CDS encoding helix-turn-helix domain-containing protein: protein MIVMGVLAFFVFVSRYYVTCRNRLFEQSRGMIVAALLLFIVHFMCQMLLGWRQRGDDVGILFNLLFYLPSALLLSWSQLNILRAGHGRWSFMRYGVVGYTLMVLCIVAGVISNGSLHIGTMLYVADAIHFFTLFYYIWVPLKELGNVQRRLDSELGNPADTYLSTMRIGLFVVCAFTVISPLYILSRPLLFVFGPLGLISLSLFIVSFTALGFSMSEGVTEIVAETNKEVAAAKVFSEIVPERIAEIDMAVTKWRSEGGFRDSDLTLSSFARRIMVNRTDVASYLTSIYGKSFRTWLSGIRVEEAKALMAAHPEYSNEVVSMECGFSSRVYFQRLFKERTGLTPAEWRRQY, encoded by the coding sequence ATGATTGTAATGGGCGTGCTTGCATTTTTTGTTTTTGTGTCGCGCTACTATGTAACTTGCCGTAACAGGCTATTTGAACAGTCGCGTGGGATGATTGTTGCGGCATTACTGTTGTTTATCGTACACTTTATGTGTCAGATGCTTTTGGGTTGGCGACAACGTGGGGACGATGTAGGTATTCTGTTTAATCTGCTGTTTTATTTGCCTTCGGCTCTTCTGTTGTCGTGGTCGCAGCTTAATATTCTGCGCGCCGGGCATGGACGTTGGAGTTTTATGCGCTATGGCGTTGTAGGGTATACTCTTATGGTATTGTGCATAGTCGCAGGTGTTATCTCAAATGGCAGTCTGCATATCGGTACTATGCTATATGTAGCTGATGCCATTCATTTCTTTACTTTGTTCTATTATATATGGGTACCGCTTAAGGAGCTTGGTAATGTTCAACGTCGGCTCGACAGTGAACTTGGTAATCCTGCAGACACTTACCTGAGCACTATGCGCATTGGACTTTTTGTGGTGTGTGCTTTTACAGTAATTTCACCTCTTTATATATTGTCGCGGCCGTTACTCTTTGTCTTTGGGCCTTTGGGACTGATTTCGCTTTCGCTGTTCATAGTCAGTTTTACGGCGCTTGGATTCAGTATGTCCGAGGGGGTGACTGAGATTGTAGCCGAGACTAACAAGGAGGTTGCTGCTGCTAAAGTCTTTAGTGAGATTGTGCCTGAGCGTATTGCCGAAATAGATATGGCAGTAACCAAATGGCGAAGCGAGGGTGGTTTTAGGGATAGCGACTTGACATTATCCTCGTTTGCTCGTCGTATAATGGTTAATCGCACCGATGTAGCTTCATATCTGACTTCCATATATGGTAAGAGTTTCCGTACATGGCTTTCAGGTATTCGCGTGGAGGAGGCAAAGGCACTCATGGCAGCACACCCCGAATATAGTAACGAGGTTGTTTCTATGGAGTGCGGTTTCTCGTCGCGTGTGTATTTTCAGCGTCTGTTCAAGGAAAGGACAGGTTTGACTCCAGCCGAGTGGCGTCGTCAGTACTAA
- a CDS encoding DUF1254 domain-containing protein, giving the protein MKRLFLPILVTLSMFTVSCDKDSVTNPDDVPVSVTESELKEAFYYTFPLMIMDATESVETNTETFVPGIPRAPVNQLIHAVKLADASNKSVVTPNVDTYYSRLWMDMNEEPVVFEFPDVKDRFCNIQVLDAWTNTTKLITDGGTYVFAKKGQTVTVPSGATLVEMPTTMGWCIVRILNKGEGDYENVKKIQDAMKAYPLSAYGNAGYVAPKGTYDAAKDVNPVMKCMSMPLEEYFAKANSLMEKNSPLSFDTEIINRLKKLGVGPGLDLKQIENGAEMFAKIKASFKADAVAIAATNKKNIGGIWSYFKEPIGDFGKAYDYRAAVALVGLGANTNEIAIYPRADYDSNNEVLNGANSYTLHFSSLPPVEEGGFWSITAYGDDNYLIDNPINRYNVTDRSEYKLNVDGSLDVTLSANAPQDGSYWLPTGNKAFHLFMRMYLPDLKALDNWTPPTITKK; this is encoded by the coding sequence ATGAAACGTCTATTTCTTCCTATTCTGGTGACACTAAGTATGTTTACAGTAAGTTGCGACAAAGACTCGGTTACCAATCCTGATGATGTTCCCGTTTCCGTTACCGAGAGTGAACTAAAAGAGGCATTCTATTATACCTTTCCACTAATGATAATGGATGCCACAGAATCGGTAGAAACAAATACCGAGACATTCGTACCGGGCATACCTCGTGCACCGGTTAATCAGCTTATTCATGCTGTAAAGCTGGCCGACGCATCGAACAAGTCAGTGGTGACACCTAATGTGGATACATATTACAGTCGGTTATGGATGGATATGAATGAGGAACCAGTTGTGTTCGAATTTCCTGATGTTAAAGACAGATTCTGCAATATCCAGGTGCTCGACGCATGGACCAATACAACAAAGCTTATCACCGATGGCGGCACATACGTGTTTGCCAAGAAGGGACAGACGGTCACTGTTCCCTCAGGAGCCACTCTTGTGGAAATGCCTACAACAATGGGCTGGTGTATTGTTCGCATCCTTAATAAGGGAGAGGGCGACTATGAGAATGTCAAGAAGATTCAGGATGCAATGAAGGCTTATCCTCTTTCGGCTTATGGCAATGCAGGATATGTAGCACCCAAGGGCACTTACGATGCAGCGAAGGATGTGAATCCAGTGATGAAATGTATGTCCATGCCGCTTGAGGAGTATTTCGCCAAGGCAAACTCACTCATGGAAAAGAACTCTCCTTTGAGCTTTGATACCGAGATCATAAATCGATTGAAGAAACTTGGTGTTGGTCCGGGGCTTGACCTGAAGCAAATTGAAAATGGAGCAGAGATGTTTGCCAAAATCAAAGCTTCTTTCAAGGCAGATGCCGTAGCAATTGCAGCCACAAACAAGAAGAACATAGGAGGTATATGGTCTTATTTTAAGGAACCTATAGGCGACTTTGGCAAAGCCTATGATTACCGTGCTGCTGTCGCGCTGGTGGGACTTGGTGCCAATACCAATGAAATAGCTATTTATCCTCGTGCCGACTATGATTCTAACAATGAAGTACTTAATGGTGCAAATAGTTACACGTTGCATTTCAGCTCACTTCCTCCGGTTGAGGAAGGCGGTTTCTGGTCGATAACTGCCTACGGAGATGACAACTATCTTATTGATAATCCTATCAATAGATATAATGTTACCGACCGTAGCGAATACAAGCTCAATGTTGATGGATCGCTTGATGTTACGTTGTCGGCTAACGCCCCTCAAGATGGCTCTTATTGGTTGCCAACAGGCAATAAGGCTTTCCATCTTTTCATGCGTATGTATCTGCCCGATTTAAAGGCACTGGATAATTGGACTCCACCGACTATTACAAAGAAATAA
- a CDS encoding ISAs1 family transposase yields MNTSNYFSEVTDPRVTGRCLPLLSDILMIGLCTYLTGGTDYEDMRLFALERGEMLNDLLSLPNGVPSEDTFERVFQRIEPSELEHCLRSYGKSLLSDLSEKQIVIDGKKQGGTSPTSTGNKGLYILNAWVIENRFCISQGKVEDKSNEITAIPAVLSEIDIEEAIVSIDAMGTQREIVDLILDKKGHYLLSVKGNQKSLYEDIECAFKVNGGLDKDTSVDKDHGRIEVRKCCILPAREYLLAETIRSWRGPGTIIKIESSREINGKTTYETRYYISDEIGLSASYFQKLIRGHRSIENQLHWHLDVTFKEDNCRARKGYSSQNLSVLRKVALHIVSEQKDKLSLKRRLYKAALDINYLRKLLGY; encoded by the coding sequence ATGAATACCTCTAATTATTTTTCAGAAGTGACAGATCCTCGTGTAACAGGTCGCTGTCTACCTTTGTTGTCAGATATATTAATGATAGGTTTGTGTACTTATCTGACAGGCGGGACAGATTATGAAGATATGCGTCTGTTTGCTTTAGAGCGTGGAGAAATGTTGAATGATTTGCTTTCTCTACCAAACGGTGTACCATCAGAAGATACGTTTGAGCGTGTATTCCAGCGTATTGAACCATCAGAATTGGAACATTGTCTTCGCAGTTATGGTAAATCACTCCTGTCTGATTTATCAGAAAAGCAGATTGTTATAGATGGAAAGAAACAAGGTGGGACATCTCCGACTTCCACAGGAAATAAAGGTCTGTATATCCTGAATGCTTGGGTAATCGAGAATAGGTTCTGTATCTCTCAAGGAAAGGTAGAAGACAAGTCTAATGAGATAACAGCCATCCCTGCTGTCTTGTCGGAGATTGACATTGAAGAGGCGATTGTCTCCATAGATGCCATGGGGACACAGCGAGAGATCGTTGACTTAATACTTGATAAGAAAGGCCATTATTTGTTGTCGGTAAAGGGCAATCAGAAATCTCTGTATGAAGATATTGAATGTGCATTTAAAGTAAACGGCGGCCTTGATAAAGATACGAGCGTAGATAAAGATCATGGAAGGATAGAGGTCAGGAAGTGCTGCATTCTTCCTGCAAGGGAATATCTGCTTGCGGAAACTATTCGATCCTGGAGGGGACCGGGCACGATTATAAAAATAGAGTCAAGTCGGGAAATAAACGGGAAGACAACCTATGAAACCAGATATTATATCAGTGATGAGATCGGATTAAGCGCGTCTTACTTTCAAAAGCTGATAAGGGGACACCGGAGCATTGAAAACCAACTTCATTGGCACCTGGATGTTACTTTTAAAGAGGATAATTGCAGGGCAAGGAAAGGATACTCCTCGCAAAACTTGTCAGTGCTTAGAAAAGTAGCTTTACATATCGTATCAGAACAAAAAGACAAACTGAGTCTAAAAAGAAGACTTTACAAAGCAGCCTTGGATATTAACTATTTAAGAAAATTATTGGGATACTAA
- the nagB gene encoding glucosamine-6-phosphate deaminase — protein MITKNYIAKGEGANRFEKVPVRIYEKPSEAVKAVAREIADLIRTNADKSEKCVLGLATGSSPIKLYEELVRMHREEGLSFKNVVSFNLDEYLPMPKESEQSYHYFMHHHLFDHIDIDPKNIHIPDGTLKAEEIENFCKEYERQIEAAGGIDIQVLGIGRTGHIGFNEPGSPLTSKTRMVYLDDLTIKDAAGDFGGMENVPSRAITMGVGTIMKARKVILLAWGEKKASIIKATVEGSVSDAVPATFLQVHPNVQFVIDESAAEELTRANQPWLVSKVQWNDKLIRKAVIWLCQKVKKPILKVENKDYIDNGMTDLIKTFGSANKVNIQVFNDLQHTITGWPGGKPNADDSTRPERAYPYPKRILIFSPHPDDDVISMGGTFARLVEQGHEVHVAYQTSGSIAVFDDYIYQQMDIATSFTKLVDGDLPAMENAFLQIKQAIANRKPGDEEARYLLQFKAALRRAEARGACRFIGVPEERVHFLNLPFYETGKVKKNPLSQADVDIIVDLLRKVQPHQIYAAGDLADPHGTHGVCLDAILRAYNIIDRDEWFKDCNTWWYRGAWMEWEVEKVDMAVPISPAELSIKRKAIYKHGSQNNGPAFPGDDPREFWQRAEDRNRNTADLYNRLGMAEYEAMEVFTRYKHDHGDSLK, from the coding sequence ATGATCACCAAAAACTATATAGCGAAAGGAGAAGGCGCCAACCGTTTCGAGAAAGTGCCGGTCCGTATTTATGAAAAACCTTCCGAAGCCGTTAAAGCGGTAGCCCGGGAAATTGCCGATCTGATCCGTACGAATGCGGATAAAAGCGAAAAATGTGTCCTCGGATTAGCGACCGGTTCATCGCCGATCAAACTCTATGAAGAACTGGTCCGCATGCACCGTGAGGAAGGCCTGTCGTTCAAAAATGTAGTCAGTTTCAATCTGGACGAATACCTGCCTATGCCTAAAGAATCGGAGCAAAGCTACCATTATTTCATGCACCATCACTTATTCGACCATATCGATATCGACCCGAAAAATATTCATATTCCGGACGGAACCTTAAAAGCGGAAGAGATAGAAAACTTTTGTAAGGAATACGAACGGCAGATCGAGGCCGCCGGAGGTATCGACATTCAAGTGCTCGGAATCGGCCGCACAGGCCACATCGGTTTCAACGAACCCGGTTCGCCGCTGACTTCGAAAACCCGGATGGTATATTTAGACGATCTGACGATCAAGGATGCTGCAGGAGATTTCGGCGGCATGGAAAATGTGCCGTCCCGCGCCATTACCATGGGAGTGGGTACGATTATGAAAGCCCGGAAAGTAATACTCCTGGCTTGGGGTGAGAAAAAAGCTTCTATCATCAAAGCTACGGTCGAAGGTAGTGTTTCGGATGCTGTCCCTGCCACTTTTCTGCAAGTACATCCGAACGTACAGTTCGTCATCGACGAAAGTGCAGCCGAAGAACTGACGCGTGCCAATCAACCCTGGTTGGTCAGCAAAGTACAATGGAACGACAAGCTGATCCGAAAAGCCGTCATCTGGCTGTGCCAGAAAGTGAAAAAGCCGATCCTGAAAGTAGAAAACAAAGACTACATCGACAATGGGATGACCGATCTGATCAAGACTTTCGGTTCGGCCAATAAAGTAAATATCCAGGTATTCAACGACCTGCAACACACCATTACAGGTTGGCCGGGAGGCAAACCCAATGCAGATGATTCTACCCGTCCCGAAAGAGCCTATCCTTATCCTAAACGAATCCTGATCTTCAGTCCCCATCCAGACGACGACGTCATCTCTATGGGAGGTACTTTCGCCCGGTTGGTAGAACAAGGTCACGAAGTGCATGTCGCTTACCAAACCTCGGGCAGCATCGCTGTTTTCGACGATTATATCTATCAGCAAATGGATATCGCCACCTCTTTTACTAAACTGGTGGACGGGGATTTACCGGCCATGGAAAACGCATTTTTACAAATAAAACAAGCTATCGCTAACCGCAAACCGGGAGACGAGGAAGCACGGTATCTATTGCAATTCAAGGCCGCCCTTCGCCGGGCAGAAGCCCGCGGAGCCTGCCGTTTTATCGGTGTCCCTGAAGAACGGGTACACTTCCTGAACCTCCCCTTCTATGAAACCGGGAAAGTGAAAAAGAACCCGCTATCGCAAGCCGATGTCGATATTATCGTCGATCTTTTACGGAAAGTACAACCCCATCAGATCTATGCTGCGGGTGACTTAGCCGATCCGCACGGGACACACGGAGTCTGTCTGGATGCGATTCTCCGTGCCTACAACATCATCGACCGGGACGAGTGGTTTAAAGATTGTAACACCTGGTGGTATCGCGGCGCGTGGATGGAATGGGAAGTAGAAAAAGTAGACATGGCGGTTCCGATCAGTCCGGCAGAATTGTCTATCAAACGGAAAGCGATCTACAAACACGGTTCACAAAACAACGGACCGGCATTTCCGGGAGATGATCCGCGTGAATTCTGGCAACGGGCGGAAGACCGTAACCGGAATACAGCGGATTTGTACAACCGTTTGGGTATGGCCGAATATGAAGCAATGGAGGTTTTTACCCGGTATAAGCACGACCACGGAGACTCTCTGAAATAA
- a CDS encoding nucleotidyltransferase family protein, translating to MKRKTTLLVMAAGMGSRFGSLKQITPLGPHQKALLHYTIYDAVHAGFDKIVFVIRESFAKEFIDFVGKYAEGLVETAYCYQSMDKLPGGMPPIEREKPWGTAHAIWSAKEVIDEPFAALNADDFYGSDAFVKAHDFLANEATDQEFGLVGYRLASTLSENGTVSRGICETDSHHHLTAVTECTKIGRQADGSIKDEETGKTLNADDLVSMNFWAFTPKIFEEIERQFVEFYPANKDNLRSEFYIPKVVDKMIKDQIADVRVLKTTAKWFGVTYKEDTPSVNAALAAFDKEGKYLDI from the coding sequence ATGAAAAGAAAAACTACACTCTTAGTGATGGCAGCCGGCATGGGTTCCCGTTTCGGAAGTCTGAAACAGATTACTCCTCTCGGACCGCACCAGAAGGCTTTGCTGCACTATACCATTTATGACGCAGTTCATGCGGGATTCGATAAGATCGTTTTCGTTATCCGCGAAAGTTTCGCCAAAGAATTTATCGATTTTGTAGGGAAATATGCCGAAGGATTGGTAGAAACCGCTTATTGCTATCAAAGTATGGATAAACTACCGGGAGGAATGCCGCCCATCGAGCGCGAGAAGCCGTGGGGTACGGCACATGCCATCTGGAGTGCCAAAGAAGTAATCGATGAACCTTTTGCCGCCCTGAATGCCGATGATTTTTACGGTAGCGATGCTTTTGTAAAAGCCCACGATTTCCTGGCCAACGAAGCAACGGACCAAGAGTTCGGCCTGGTCGGTTACCGTCTGGCTTCTACCCTATCGGAAAACGGCACTGTTTCACGAGGGATCTGTGAAACCGACAGCCATCACCACCTGACTGCCGTTACGGAATGTACGAAAATCGGCAGACAGGCAGACGGAAGCATCAAAGACGAAGAGACCGGAAAAACACTGAATGCCGACGATCTGGTATCTATGAATTTCTGGGCCTTTACTCCTAAAATTTTCGAAGAAATCGAAAGACAGTTCGTCGAATTTTACCCGGCTAACAAAGATAATCTGAGATCAGAATTTTATATTCCCAAAGTAGTGGATAAAATGATCAAGGATCAAATTGCCGATGTAAGGGTACTGAAAACAACGGCTAAATGGTTCGGAGTCACTTATAAAGAAGATACCCCTTCTGTAAATGCAGCCCTTGCCGCTTTTGACAAGGAAGGAAAATATCTGGATATCTAA
- a CDS encoding heavy-metal-associated domain-containing protein encodes MKVVRLVLIMVVVLSAAMSVNAQKKNEKTVIFNANLHCESCKAKVEKNIPYEKGVKDLKVDMKTQTITVTFREDKNTTENLQKAIEKLNIEVKGIEESNTSAKTQAGEKCEKSCCEKERKTK; translated from the coding sequence ATGAAAGTAGTACGATTAGTTTTGATAATGGTAGTAGTATTGTCAGCTGCCATGAGTGTAAATGCTCAGAAAAAGAATGAGAAAACCGTCATTTTTAATGCCAACCTGCATTGCGAATCTTGCAAAGCAAAAGTAGAAAAGAATATCCCTTATGAAAAGGGAGTGAAAGACCTGAAAGTGGATATGAAAACTCAAACCATCACAGTCACTTTCCGCGAAGACAAAAATACCACCGAAAACTTGCAGAAAGCCATCGAGAAATTGAACATCGAAGTGAAAGGAATCGAAGAAAGTAACACTTCTGCCAAAACCCAAGCCGGCGAAAAGTGTGAAAAATCCTGTTGTGAAAAAGAGAGGAAAACGAAATAA
- a CDS encoding TonB-dependent receptor, whose product MKLFSLMVLLCASLGGYAQDIKGRVVEQENGKKVGLPGANVYWAGTTDGVVTDAEGHFKIKWNKSGRLVASFIGYRTDTLTVKRTDKQVEIELVAGEVLDEVKVVTRGNTTIMSTRGPLIEQVITGEELCKAACCNLGESFTTNASVDVAYADAVTGAKQIQLLGLTGKYVQMMTENMPNFRGISALYGLNYVPGPWMSAISVSKGAGSVINGYEAIAGQISVDYKKPATSEKIFVNAYGNSEGMIEFNANTGIRLNDKWSTAILAHGDWLTMEHDGNHDGFLDMPKTTQYNVMNRWQYKTDTWFLQFGGKLLDETRLGGQKGFRKEMRGSYGEGTLYGIGIDSRRYEGFLKLGYLMPQYENTSMAILVNYTDHDQDSYYGARDYQARQQTVFSNYIFQSIFGQNENQKYSAGLSFNFDRYDESFNDYLVGSGQKTATVDFDRNERVGGAFFQYTGLFWQKLTVMAGLRYDYHNIFGSFVTPRLHLAYAPDDFTMLKVSAGHGARTANILADNSYLLASANSVYVNDKLLAAHPEELDRLDMEKAWNFGVQLNRKFLLFDRILNINLDYYRTNFTDQVVADNETQVGKVNFYNLDGDSYSNCYQVEVKYELIPRFDVLGAYRYNDVKTTMGGRLLRAPLQSKYKGLLNLSYYTNMKKWQFDFTTQFNGPGRIPVPVSENSGQADRFDSFRIMNAQISKFFRKWSIYAGCENIGDFTQKHPILAADRPWSDAFDSSKIWGPVHGRKFYLGLRFGLDRE is encoded by the coding sequence ATGAAATTGTTCAGTTTAATGGTACTGTTATGTGCCTCTCTGGGAGGATATGCCCAGGATATAAAGGGACGGGTGGTCGAGCAGGAGAATGGAAAAAAGGTCGGTTTGCCGGGGGCCAATGTCTATTGGGCCGGAACGACAGACGGTGTAGTGACGGATGCTGAAGGGCATTTTAAAATCAAATGGAATAAATCGGGGCGCTTGGTCGCCAGCTTTATCGGGTACCGGACCGATACGCTTACGGTAAAACGCACGGATAAACAGGTCGAGATCGAATTGGTGGCAGGAGAAGTACTCGATGAAGTGAAAGTGGTCACCCGGGGAAATACGACGATTATGAGTACCCGGGGGCCTCTGATCGAACAGGTGATCACCGGCGAAGAATTGTGTAAAGCAGCTTGTTGTAATCTGGGAGAGAGTTTCACTACCAATGCTTCGGTAGATGTGGCATATGCCGATGCTGTGACTGGGGCGAAACAGATCCAGTTGTTGGGGCTGACCGGTAAATATGTGCAGATGATGACGGAGAATATGCCCAATTTTCGGGGGATTTCGGCATTATACGGATTGAATTATGTCCCAGGCCCTTGGATGAGCGCTATCTCGGTTTCGAAGGGGGCCGGTTCGGTAATCAATGGCTATGAAGCGATTGCCGGACAAATCAGTGTCGATTATAAAAAGCCTGCTACGAGCGAAAAGATTTTTGTCAATGCCTATGGGAATAGTGAAGGGATGATCGAATTCAATGCCAATACAGGCATCCGTCTGAATGACAAGTGGAGCACAGCCATCCTGGCTCACGGGGATTGGCTGACCATGGAACACGATGGAAACCACGATGGCTTTTTGGATATGCCTAAAACGACCCAATACAATGTGATGAATCGCTGGCAATATAAGACCGATACTTGGTTTTTGCAATTCGGAGGGAAGCTCCTCGACGAAACCCGCCTGGGAGGGCAGAAAGGATTTAGGAAGGAAATGCGGGGTAGCTATGGAGAGGGTACTTTGTATGGGATCGGCATCGACTCTCGCCGGTATGAAGGCTTTTTGAAGTTGGGTTATCTGATGCCGCAGTACGAGAATACCAGTATGGCGATTTTGGTGAATTATACCGATCACGATCAGGATTCATATTATGGCGCCCGTGATTATCAAGCCCGTCAGCAGACTGTTTTTTCTAACTATATTTTTCAGTCTATATTCGGACAGAATGAAAATCAGAAATATTCTGCGGGGTTGTCCTTTAATTTCGATCGTTATGATGAATCCTTCAACGACTATTTAGTGGGTTCCGGTCAAAAGACGGCAACCGTAGATTTCGATCGTAACGAACGGGTAGGAGGGGCTTTTTTCCAGTATACCGGACTTTTCTGGCAAAAATTGACCGTAATGGCCGGACTGCGTTATGACTACCATAATATTTTCGGTAGTTTTGTAACTCCCCGTTTACATCTGGCTTATGCCCCCGACGATTTTACGATGTTGAAGGTGTCTGCCGGTCACGGTGCCCGGACAGCCAACATCCTGGCCGATAACAGTTATCTGTTGGCTTCTGCCAATTCGGTATACGTCAACGATAAATTGTTGGCAGCCCATCCCGAAGAATTAGATCGTTTGGATATGGAAAAAGCCTGGAATTTCGGAGTACAGTTGAACCGCAAATTTCTCTTGTTCGACCGTATACTGAATATCAACCTCGATTATTACCGGACGAACTTTACCGATCAGGTCGTGGCCGATAATGAGACTCAGGTAGGAAAAGTCAATTTTTATAACTTAGACGGTGATTCTTACTCCAATTGTTATCAGGTGGAAGTGAAATACGAATTGATCCCCCGGTTCGACGTTTTGGGTGCTTATCGTTACAATGATGTGAAGACCACGATGGGCGGCCGTCTGTTGAGGGCTCCGCTGCAAAGTAAATACAAAGGCTTGTTGAATTTGTCATATTACACCAATATGAAGAAATGGCAATTCGATTTCACCACTCAATTCAACGGTCCGGGACGTATTCCCGTTCCTGTGTCAGAAAATTCAGGACAAGCGGATCGTTTCGATTCTTTCCGTATCATGAATGCCCAGATTTCCAAGTTTTTCCGTAAATGGAGTATTTATGCCGGATGTGAAAATATCGGTGATTTCACCCAAAAACATCCTATCCTGGCTGCCGACCGTCCCTGGAGTGACGCTTTCGACTCTTCGAAAATTTGGGGTCCTGTACACGGACGTAAATTTTATCTCGGCCTTCGCTTCGGATTAGACCGGGAATAA
- a CDS encoding TlpA disulfide reductase family protein, translating into MLRKNIRSSVFVLLALAACTSKNNVKITGGIKEAENQKVYLEQLNVDQAVIIDSTKTDRYGHFTFKTATSLPTFYNVKIGPKEFITFIAEPEDHIELSGTLNGLSQNYWVDGSENSLWVKLLNFQLNNTHVMMDSLKKSFAALPAEATSERQKIAAAWDSIVNKQINFSKDFILKHAISPASYYALYQKFDQDNFILNPDNDLHSYKVVASSMKAMYPESQYTKAILNHLDQINKAIQNMKIKQLINNSEGSLPEIHLPNAQGDTIALSSLKGKYILLDFTVLNSKDGVGYIQEMKKIYNKFKNRGVQIYQVCLDPNKLAWQSLVKQLDINWICVWDPDGLKSRAAQMWNIQRVPANYIINPKFEIVGKNLAGQRLEDRLNDLLK; encoded by the coding sequence ATGTTGAGAAAAAATATACGGTCGTCTGTATTTGTATTACTTGCATTGGCTGCCTGTACAAGTAAAAATAATGTTAAAATTACCGGAGGGATCAAGGAAGCCGAAAATCAAAAAGTGTACCTGGAGCAGTTAAATGTCGATCAAGCTGTCATCATCGACTCGACAAAAACCGACCGGTACGGACATTTCACCTTTAAAACAGCAACATCCCTCCCCACTTTCTATAATGTAAAAATCGGTCCGAAGGAATTTATTACTTTCATTGCTGAACCGGAAGATCATATCGAATTGAGCGGAACGTTGAACGGACTTTCCCAGAATTACTGGGTAGACGGATCTGAAAATTCCCTTTGGGTAAAGCTGCTGAATTTTCAACTGAACAATACTCATGTCATGATGGATTCACTGAAGAAAAGCTTTGCCGCCCTTCCTGCCGAAGCGACCAGCGAACGTCAAAAAATTGCAGCCGCCTGGGATTCGATCGTGAACAAACAAATTAACTTTTCGAAGGATTTTATCCTGAAGCATGCCATTTCGCCGGCTTCCTATTATGCCTTGTATCAGAAATTCGATCAGGATAATTTCATCCTGAATCCGGATAACGATTTGCATTCTTATAAAGTCGTCGCCTCTTCGATGAAAGCGATGTATCCGGAATCGCAATATACGAAAGCGATCCTGAATCATTTGGACCAAATCAACAAGGCGATCCAAAACATGAAAATAAAACAATTGATCAACAACAGCGAAGGATCACTGCCGGAAATCCATCTTCCGAATGCACAGGGGGACACCATTGCCCTTAGTTCGCTGAAAGGGAAATATATATTGCTCGATTTTACTGTCTTGAACAGCAAAGACGGAGTCGGCTATATTCAAGAAATGAAAAAGATCTACAACAAATTTAAAAACCGGGGAGTTCAGATTTATCAGGTTTGTCTGGATCCGAACAAACTTGCCTGGCAAAGTCTCGTAAAACAGTTGGATATCAATTGGATTTGTGTCTGGGATCCGGATGGTTTGAAAAGCCGTGCTGCTCAGATGTGGAACATACAACGTGTACCTGCCAATTATATTATCAACCCTAAATTTGAAATTGTCGGGAAAAATCTGGCAGGCCAACGCCTGGAAGACCGTTTGAACGACCTTTTAAAATAA